The following coding sequences lie in one Mesorhizobium sp. NZP2298 genomic window:
- a CDS encoding nucleotidyltransferase family protein has translation MDHLRYSGLPFEAQREAFLDIVSGDPLIHEALARARMLALPDWLVVSGALYNSVWNHLTGKPSGYGIKDIDLFYFDDGDLSYEAEDAVIRRAARHFEGLALPVEVRNQARVHLWYPQKFGQPCPRYTSASEPISHFASMTHAVGVRYDAGGQLELVAPFGLDDVFSFRITPNRVMDNQRTHEAKGARARECWPEISVLPW, from the coding sequence ATGGACCATCTGCGCTATTCCGGACTGCCGTTCGAAGCACAACGCGAGGCGTTTCTCGACATCGTATCGGGGGATCCGCTGATTCACGAAGCCCTGGCGCGTGCCCGCATGCTGGCTCTGCCGGACTGGTTGGTGGTTTCCGGCGCACTCTACAACAGCGTCTGGAACCATCTGACCGGCAAGCCGTCGGGCTATGGCATTAAGGACATTGATCTCTTCTACTTCGATGATGGCGACCTGTCCTACGAGGCCGAGGACGCCGTCATCCGCCGGGCGGCGCGGCATTTCGAGGGGCTGGCGCTACCGGTCGAAGTGCGCAACCAGGCCCGGGTGCATCTGTGGTATCCGCAGAAATTCGGCCAGCCCTGCCCGCGCTATACGAGCGCGAGCGAACCCATCAGCCATTTTGCCTCGATGACGCATGCGGTCGGGGTGCGCTACGATGCCGGCGGGCAGCTTGAACTGGTGGCGCCGTTCGGGCTCGACGATGTCTTTTCGTTCCGCATCACGCCGAACCGGGTGATGGACAACCAGCGGACGCATGAGGCGAAGGGGGCGCGGGCGAGGGAGTGCTGGCCGGAGATTAGTGTCTTGCCTTGGTGA
- the pheS gene encoding phenylalanine--tRNA ligase subunit alpha has product MNDATTGLDTLESSLLADIASAADEPAIEAVRIAAFGKKGTISEMLKTLGAMTAEERQLKGPVINGLKNRVTEALTARKAELKDVAIAARLAAEKVDVTLPVRQSPAERGRIHPISQVIDEIAAIFGDLGFSIAEGPDIESDYYNFTALNFPDGHPAREMHDTFFFQPDEKGERKLLRTHTSPVQIRTMETKKPPIRIVIPGKTYRQDSDATHSPMFHQVEGLVIDRTANVANMKWVLEEFCKAFFEVPSVKMRFRPSFFPFTEPSLEVDIQCDRSRPGEVRFGEGSDWMEILGCGMVHPNVLRAGGLDPDEYQGFAWGMGIDRIAMLKYGMPDLRAFFDADVRWLSHYGFRPLDMPTLFGGLSA; this is encoded by the coding sequence GTGAACGACGCAACCACCGGCCTGGATACGCTTGAAAGCTCACTTCTGGCCGATATCGCATCAGCCGCCGACGAGCCGGCCATCGAGGCCGTGCGCATCGCTGCCTTCGGCAAGAAGGGCACCATATCCGAAATGCTGAAGACGCTTGGCGCCATGACCGCCGAGGAGCGCCAGCTCAAGGGCCCTGTCATCAACGGCCTCAAGAACCGCGTCACCGAGGCGCTGACGGCGCGTAAGGCCGAATTGAAGGACGTCGCCATCGCCGCGCGCCTGGCCGCGGAAAAGGTCGATGTGACGCTGCCGGTGCGACAGTCGCCGGCCGAGCGCGGCCGCATCCATCCGATCAGCCAGGTCATAGACGAGATCGCGGCGATCTTCGGCGACCTCGGCTTCTCGATCGCGGAAGGGCCCGATATCGAGAGCGACTATTACAATTTCACCGCGCTGAATTTTCCGGACGGCCATCCGGCGCGCGAGATGCACGACACTTTCTTCTTCCAGCCGGACGAGAAGGGTGAGCGCAAGCTTCTGCGCACCCACACCTCGCCGGTGCAGATCCGCACAATGGAGACTAAGAAGCCGCCGATCCGCATCGTCATTCCGGGCAAGACCTACCGGCAGGATTCCGACGCCACCCATTCACCGATGTTCCATCAGGTCGAGGGGCTGGTGATCGACAGGACAGCTAACGTCGCCAACATGAAGTGGGTGCTGGAAGAATTCTGCAAGGCGTTCTTCGAGGTGCCGTCGGTCAAGATGCGCTTCCGGCCGTCCTTCTTCCCGTTCACCGAGCCCAGCCTTGAAGTCGACATTCAGTGCGACCGCTCGCGGCCCGGCGAAGTGCGGTTCGGCGAAGGCTCCGACTGGATGGAGATCCTCGGCTGCGGCATGGTGCACCCCAATGTGCTGCGCGCCGGTGGGCTCGATCCCGACGAGTACCAGGGCTTTGCCTGGGGGATGGGCATCGACCGCATCGCCATGCTGAAATACGGCATGCCGGACCTGCGCGCCTTCTTCGACGCGGACGTGCGCTGGCTGTCGCATTACGGTTTCCGGCCGCTCGACATGCCGACGCTGTTCGGCGGATTGAGCGCATGA
- the pheT gene encoding phenylalanine--tRNA ligase subunit beta, with protein sequence MKFTLSWLKDHLETDASLNEIVERLTSIGLEVEHVDDKSSLKPFVIAKVLTAVQHPDADRLRVLTVDTGDGKPPVQVVCGAPNARAGLIGAFAAPGTYVPGIDVTLTVGKIRGVESHGMMCSERELELSDEHNGIIDLPEDAPVGTSFASYAHLDDPVIEINLTPNRPDATSVYGIARDLAASGLGTLKSGSVEAISGKGETPVKVVIEAPELCPGFALRLVRGVKNGPSPKWLQQRLIAIGLRPISALVDITNYVTFDRGRPLHVFDARKVAGNLVVRRARDGEKVMALDGREYTLTSDMCAIADDNGVESIAGVMGGEHSGCDESTTDVLIESALWDPITTARTGRTLGIITDARYRFERGVDPEFMVPGVELATRLVLDFCGGEPAETEVVGYAGHKPKIVSFPLSEVTRLTGIEVPKAEGLDILSRLGFKPQGSGDVVDVVVPSWRPDVDGKADLVEEVMRIHGVDNIAPQPLGTHDAVNSKILTTLQVRTRTAKRALAVRGMMEAVTWSFIPAKHAELFGGGQTALKLANPIAADMSDMRPSLLPGLIAAAQRNADKGIGDVALFEVSGTYEGDGADQQRRVAAGVRRGTAKLDGSGRNWAGNSGPVGVFDAKADAIAALEACGAPVERLQIEAGGPSWYHPGRSGTIKLGPKTVLGTFGEFHPKTMEGLDVSGPLCGFEVFVDAVPEPKAKPTKTKPKLELSAFQAVKRDFAFVVDKTVEAGTLVRAALASDKKLITGVSVFDIFEGASLGEGKKSIAIEVSIQPVEKTLTDEDFEALAKRIVENVGKQTGGVLRG encoded by the coding sequence ATGAAATTCACCCTCTCCTGGCTCAAGGACCACCTCGAGACCGATGCCTCGCTCAACGAGATCGTCGAGCGGCTGACGTCGATCGGCCTCGAAGTCGAGCATGTCGACGATAAGTCGAGCCTGAAACCCTTCGTCATCGCCAAGGTGCTGACGGCGGTGCAGCACCCCGATGCCGACCGGCTGCGCGTGCTGACCGTCGATACCGGCGACGGCAAGCCCCCCGTGCAGGTCGTCTGCGGCGCGCCGAATGCCCGCGCCGGGTTGATCGGCGCCTTCGCCGCGCCCGGCACCTATGTGCCCGGCATCGACGTGACGCTTACGGTCGGCAAGATCCGTGGCGTCGAAAGCCATGGCATGATGTGTTCCGAGCGCGAACTGGAACTGTCGGACGAGCACAACGGCATCATCGACCTGCCCGAAGATGCGCCTGTCGGCACCAGCTTTGCGTCCTATGCGCATCTCGACGATCCGGTGATCGAGATCAATCTCACGCCGAACCGGCCCGATGCCACCAGCGTCTACGGTATTGCCAGGGACCTGGCGGCGAGCGGGCTCGGCACGCTGAAAAGTGGTTCAGTCGAAGCGATCTCCGGCAAGGGCGAGACGCCGGTCAAGGTGGTGATCGAGGCGCCGGAACTTTGCCCCGGGTTCGCCTTGCGCCTCGTGCGCGGTGTCAAGAATGGCCCGTCGCCGAAATGGCTGCAGCAAAGGCTGATCGCCATTGGGCTGAGGCCGATCAGCGCGCTGGTCGACATCACCAATTACGTCACCTTCGATCGCGGCCGGCCGCTGCATGTGTTCGATGCCAGGAAGGTTGCCGGCAATCTTGTCGTGCGCCGCGCGCGCGACGGCGAGAAGGTGATGGCGCTCGATGGCCGCGAATACACGCTGACATCAGACATGTGCGCCATCGCGGACGACAACGGCGTCGAATCGATCGCCGGCGTGATGGGCGGCGAACATTCAGGCTGCGACGAGAGCACGACCGACGTGCTCATCGAATCGGCGCTCTGGGATCCGATCACCACCGCACGTACCGGCCGCACGCTCGGCATCATCACGGATGCGCGCTACCGTTTCGAGCGCGGTGTCGATCCTGAATTCATGGTGCCCGGCGTCGAGCTGGCGACCAGGCTTGTGCTCGATTTCTGCGGCGGAGAGCCGGCCGAGACCGAGGTCGTCGGCTATGCCGGCCACAAGCCCAAGATCGTCTCCTTCCCACTGTCGGAAGTGACGCGGCTGACCGGCATCGAGGTGCCGAAGGCGGAAGGCCTCGACATCCTGTCGCGCCTCGGCTTCAAGCCGCAGGGTTCGGGCGATGTCGTCGATGTGGTGGTGCCATCCTGGCGTCCCGATGTCGACGGCAAGGCGGACCTGGTCGAAGAGGTGATGCGCATTCACGGCGTCGACAACATCGCGCCGCAGCCGCTCGGCACGCATGACGCAGTCAATTCGAAGATCCTGACCACGCTGCAGGTCCGCACCCGCACCGCCAAGCGCGCGCTTGCCGTGCGCGGCATGATGGAGGCCGTCACCTGGTCGTTCATCCCGGCCAAACATGCCGAACTGTTCGGCGGCGGCCAGACGGCGCTGAAGCTTGCCAACCCGATCGCCGCCGACATGTCCGACATGCGGCCGTCTCTGCTGCCGGGGCTGATCGCCGCCGCGCAGCGCAATGCCGACAAGGGCATTGGCGATGTCGCGCTGTTCGAGGTGTCGGGCACTTATGAGGGCGACGGCGCCGACCAGCAGCGGCGCGTGGCCGCCGGCGTGCGCCGCGGCACCGCCAAGCTCGACGGCTCCGGCCGCAACTGGGCCGGCAATTCAGGCCCGGTCGGCGTGTTCGACGCCAAGGCCGATGCGATCGCGGCACTCGAAGCCTGCGGCGCGCCGGTCGAGCGGCTGCAGATCGAGGCAGGCGGGCCGTCCTGGTACCATCCCGGCCGCTCCGGCACGATCAAGCTCGGGCCGAAGACCGTGCTCGGTACGTTCGGCGAATTCCATCCGAAGACCATGGAAGGACTGGACGTTTCCGGACCGCTCTGTGGTTTCGAAGTGTTCGTCGACGCCGTGCCCGAGCCGAAGGCCAAGCCGACGAAGACCAAGCCGAAGCTGGAGCTCTCCGCCTTCCAGGCGGTGAAGCGCGACTTCGCCTTCGTCGTCGACAAGACGGTGGAAGCCGGCACACTGGTCCGCGCGGCGCTGGCCTCCGACAAGAAGCTGATCACAGGCGTTTCGGTGTTCGACATCTTCGAGGGCGCCTCGCTCGGCGAGGGAAAAAAATCGATCGCTATCGAAGTGTCGATCCAGCCGGTCGAGAAGACGCTGACCGACGAGGATTTCGAAGCGCTGGCCAAGCGCATCGTCGAGAATGTCGGCAAGCAGACGGGCGGCGTTCTGCGCGGCTGA
- a CDS encoding methyltransferase family protein has product MDNEVKYGLGNYQQMRRLVLAVLVVVLFLALLFGQSTFPPDTPVHETIEMFGVLLIFLGIVGRLWATLYIGGRKSSEVVTGGPYSITRNPLYVFSTVAAAGVGAQIGSFSGIILFALLCAGAFHIVILREEKFLKEALGAPYAAYLARVPRFFPKLSLYQEGDTGSFKPRLLLTTLLDGLVFLIALPAFELIDGAQQSGMLPVWFTLP; this is encoded by the coding sequence TTGGACAATGAAGTGAAATACGGGCTGGGCAACTACCAGCAGATGCGCCGACTGGTGCTTGCCGTGCTTGTGGTGGTGCTGTTTCTGGCGCTGCTGTTCGGCCAGTCGACCTTCCCGCCCGACACGCCGGTGCATGAGACGATCGAGATGTTCGGCGTGCTCTTGATTTTCCTCGGCATCGTCGGACGCCTCTGGGCGACGCTCTACATAGGCGGGCGCAAGTCGTCCGAAGTCGTGACGGGAGGGCCTTATTCGATCACCCGCAATCCGCTCTACGTATTCTCGACCGTGGCCGCGGCTGGTGTCGGAGCGCAGATCGGCTCGTTCTCCGGCATTATTCTCTTTGCGCTGCTCTGCGCCGGGGCCTTCCACATCGTCATCCTGCGCGAGGAGAAGTTCCTCAAGGAAGCGCTCGGCGCGCCGTATGCGGCCTATCTTGCGCGGGTGCCGCGCTTCTTCCCGAAGCTTTCCCTGTACCAGGAGGGCGATACGGGCAGCTTCAAGCCGCGCCTGCTGTTGACCACGCTGCTCGATGGCCTGGTGTTCCTGATCGCGCTGCCGGCCTTCGAACTGATCGACGGCGCCCAGCAGTCGGGCATGCTGCCGGTGTGGTTCACGCTCCCCTGA
- a CDS encoding GFA family protein, with the protein MTAPHIGGCRCGAVRFEASAEPHHVSYCHCGDCRRASGAPVSAFVGFLVDQVAFTGKALKMYENGPVTRSFCGVCGSPIAYVDERLEDDIYFMLGAMDAPADFEPTMHAYVGEQLPFLHMSDDLPRHLKSSVKRPDGTIQ; encoded by the coding sequence ATGACAGCGCCCCACATCGGCGGTTGCCGCTGCGGCGCGGTGCGGTTCGAAGCTTCGGCCGAGCCGCACCACGTCAGCTATTGCCATTGCGGCGATTGCCGGCGGGCAAGCGGCGCGCCGGTTTCGGCCTTTGTCGGCTTCCTGGTCGACCAGGTGGCGTTCACCGGCAAGGCGCTGAAGATGTACGAGAACGGCCCGGTGACGCGCTCCTTCTGCGGCGTCTGCGGCTCGCCCATCGCCTATGTCGATGAGCGGCTGGAAGACGACATCTATTTCATGCTCGGCGCCATGGACGCGCCGGCCGATTTCGAGCCGACGATGCATGCCTATGTCGGCGAGCAGTTGCCCTTCCTGCATATGTCCGACGACTTGCCGAGACACCTGAAATCAAGCGTCAAAAGACCAGACGGAACAATCCAATGA
- a CDS encoding aldo/keto reductase — MQTRKLGTELNVYPVGLGCMGMSFAYGGQPEAEAIATLHRAVEIGVNFFDTAEVYGPYENEILLGRALKSVRNKVTIATKFGFKIQEEGTGLDRMAGVDSRPEHVKAVAEASLKRLGTDVIDLYYQHRVDPNVPIEDTVGAMAELVREGKVRALGLSEASAATIRRAHAVHPIAAVQSEYSLWSRDPEVEVLAVCRELGIGFVPYSPLGRGLLTGTIARPETLDDGDWRRTLPRFQAEAMEANAKVIATLEKLATEKGVTSAQLALAWVLHQGDFIVPIPGARKIRHLEQNTAAAGIELSAAEVAAIGDALSPDKVMGKRYTEELLALVNG; from the coding sequence ATGCAAACCCGCAAGCTAGGAACTGAACTGAACGTCTATCCCGTCGGCCTCGGCTGCATGGGCATGAGCTTCGCCTATGGCGGCCAGCCGGAGGCAGAGGCAATCGCCACGCTGCATCGCGCCGTCGAGATCGGCGTCAACTTCTTCGACACGGCGGAAGTCTATGGCCCTTACGAGAACGAGATCCTGCTCGGCAGGGCGCTGAAGTCGGTGCGGAACAAAGTGACGATCGCCACCAAATTCGGCTTCAAGATTCAGGAGGAAGGCACGGGCCTCGACCGCATGGCCGGCGTCGACAGCCGCCCCGAGCACGTCAAGGCGGTGGCCGAAGCCTCGCTGAAGCGGTTGGGCACCGATGTCATCGACCTCTACTACCAGCACCGGGTCGATCCCAACGTGCCGATCGAGGATACGGTCGGCGCCATGGCCGAACTGGTGCGCGAGGGCAAGGTGCGCGCGCTCGGCCTCTCGGAGGCAAGTGCCGCGACCATCCGCCGGGCGCATGCCGTGCATCCGATCGCCGCTGTGCAGAGCGAATATTCGCTGTGGAGCCGCGATCCGGAAGTGGAGGTGCTTGCCGTGTGCCGCGAACTCGGCATCGGCTTCGTTCCGTACAGCCCGCTCGGCCGTGGCCTTTTGACGGGTACCATCGCCAGGCCCGAAACGCTTGACGACGGCGACTGGCGCCGCACCCTGCCGCGCTTCCAGGCCGAGGCCATGGAAGCCAATGCCAAGGTTATCGCGACGCTGGAAAAGCTGGCGACTGAAAAAGGCGTGACCTCTGCGCAACTTGCGCTCGCCTGGGTGCTGCACCAGGGCGATTTCATCGTGCCGATCCCCGGCGCGCGAAAAATCCGCCATCTCGAGCAGAACACGGCGGCGGCCGGGATTGAACTGAGTGCGGCCGAGGTCGCGGCGATTGGTGACGCGCTTTCGCCCGATAAGGTGATGGGCAAGCGCTATACCGAGGAGTTGCTGGCGTTGGTGAATGGCTAG
- a CDS encoding cytochrome b, whose product MQSAITNTPTRYGWAMILLHWLIGIIFIGQFALGFMMVRIASQRTAFELIQLHKSLGFLLLGLIILRIAWRLGNAAPALPRSVGTLERRTAPLAHFALYAFQLALPLSGWALVSVSTLEIPSLPFNLFVMPNLPLAESDAAESFWAAAHWYLAYAGIALVALHIAAALRHHFQLRDTVLTRMITPSSDRDLE is encoded by the coding sequence ATGCAATCTGCCATCACCAACACGCCAACCCGCTACGGCTGGGCGATGATCCTCCTTCACTGGCTGATCGGCATCATCTTCATCGGCCAGTTCGCCCTCGGCTTCATGATGGTGCGCATCGCCAGCCAGCGCACGGCCTTCGAGCTGATCCAGCTGCACAAATCGCTGGGCTTTCTGCTGCTTGGCCTCATCATCCTGCGCATCGCCTGGCGGCTCGGCAATGCTGCGCCTGCACTGCCGCGCTCGGTCGGAACGCTCGAGCGCCGCACCGCACCGCTTGCACATTTCGCGCTCTATGCGTTTCAGCTTGCATTGCCTTTGTCCGGCTGGGCGCTGGTGTCGGTGTCTACGCTGGAGATCCCCAGCTTGCCGTTCAACCTTTTCGTCATGCCTAATCTGCCGCTCGCCGAATCGGATGCGGCGGAAAGTTTCTGGGCGGCGGCGCATTGGTACCTAGCCTATGCCGGCATCGCCCTGGTTGCGCTGCATATCGCGGCGGCGCTGCGTCATCACTTCCAACTCAGGGACACCGTGCTCACGCGCATGATCACGCCTTCGTCAGATCGCGACTTGGAATAG
- the infC gene encoding translation initiation factor IF-3, with product MRRPFKAAAPTKDGPRSNRDIRVPRVQLIDAEGQNRGDVSINDALLLAEEAGLDLVEISPNAVPPVVKILDLGKLKYANQKKAAEARKNQKVIEIKEIKMRPNIDSHDYETKMKAVRRFFEEGDKVKLTLRFRGREMAHMELGMQLLNKVREEVATIAKVEAEPKLEGRQMMMVLAPR from the coding sequence ATTCGCAGACCTTTCAAAGCAGCGGCGCCGACCAAGGATGGGCCGCGCTCCAACCGTGATATCCGGGTTCCCCGGGTCCAGCTTATCGACGCCGAAGGCCAGAACCGCGGCGATGTTTCCATAAACGACGCATTGCTGCTCGCCGAAGAGGCTGGGCTCGATCTCGTCGAGATATCGCCCAATGCGGTGCCGCCCGTCGTAAAAATTCTCGATCTCGGCAAGTTGAAATACGCCAACCAGAAGAAGGCGGCCGAGGCGCGCAAGAACCAGAAGGTCATCGAGATCAAGGAGATCAAGATGCGCCCCAACATCGACAGCCATGACTACGAGACCAAGATGAAGGCGGTTCGCCGCTTCTTCGAGGAAGGCGACAAGGTCAAGCTGACGCTGCGCTTCCGTGGCCGCGAAATGGCGCATATGGAGCTCGGCATGCAGCTTCTGAACAAGGTCCGCGAGGAAGTGGCCACCATCGCCAAGGTCGAGGCGGAACCGAAACTCGAAGGCCGCCAGATGATGATGGTGCTGGCGCCGCGCTAG
- the rplT gene encoding 50S ribosomal protein L20, with the protein MARVKRGVTSHAKHKKVLKAAKGFYGRRKNTIRIAKQAVEKSLQYAYRDRKNRKRSFRALWIQRINAATHEHGLTYGRFIDGLNKAGIEIDRKILSDMAIHEPQAFAALVAKAKVALEYLKNTTPNAFESAVA; encoded by the coding sequence ATGGCACGCGTAAAGAGAGGCGTCACCTCGCACGCCAAGCACAAGAAGGTCCTGAAAGCCGCCAAGGGCTTCTACGGCCGTCGCAAGAACACCATCCGCATCGCCAAGCAGGCGGTGGAAAAGTCGCTGCAGTACGCTTACCGCGACCGCAAGAACCGCAAGCGCTCGTTCCGCGCGCTGTGGATCCAGCGCATCAACGCCGCGACCCATGAGCACGGCCTGACCTATGGCCGCTTCATCGACGGCCTCAACAAGGCCGGCATCGAGATCGATCGCAAGATCCTGTCCGACATGGCCATCCACGAGCCGCAGGCCTTCGCAGCCCTGGTCGCAAAGGCCAAGGTGGCGCTCGAATATCTGAAGAACACCACGCCGAACGCTTTTGAAAGCGCTGTCGCCTAA
- a CDS encoding YceI family protein: MYARILGFAAVAACLAMPVSAAVALGDAAGSYSFSPATSSIRFSIGKVGGGGLNGAFARFKGSIRIDNSDVGHSEVDFTIFPESVGTGQGRIDAFLRSDAVFDAANSPEIQFRSTSVTRTGDTTALVTGRLTARGKTFPEKFTAELDGLKGGTIKFHVTGKVLRSRYGMDVGTPIYSNIVDFDMTLTGKRS; encoded by the coding sequence ATGTATGCGCGCATCCTCGGATTTGCGGCGGTCGCCGCTTGCCTTGCCATGCCTGTTTCAGCGGCTGTCGCGCTCGGCGACGCCGCCGGAAGTTACTCGTTCAGCCCGGCCACATCGAGCATCCGTTTTTCGATCGGCAAGGTTGGCGGTGGTGGCCTGAACGGCGCCTTCGCCCGCTTCAAGGGCTCGATCCGCATCGACAACAGCGATGTCGGGCACTCCGAGGTCGATTTCACCATTTTTCCCGAAAGTGTCGGCACCGGCCAGGGCCGCATCGATGCGTTCCTCCGCTCCGACGCGGTGTTCGATGCGGCCAACAGCCCGGAGATCCAGTTCCGCTCGACCAGCGTGACCCGCACCGGCGACACGACAGCCCTTGTCACCGGCAGGTTGACGGCGCGCGGGAAGACGTTTCCGGAAAAGTTCACCGCCGAGCTCGACGGCTTGAAGGGCGGCACGATCAAATTCCATGTCACTGGCAAGGTGCTCAGATCGCGCTACGGCATGGATGTCGGCACGCCGATCTATTCGAACATCGTTGATTTCGACATGACACTGACGGGTAAGCGGAGCTAA
- a CDS encoding benzoate/H(+) symporter BenE family transporter, which translates to MRLSIPISAFVAAIVGFGGTLAIVIAAAHAVGATQIQTASWVTTVCLAMAIESLWLSWRTKMPVITAWSTPGLALMAASTGFSIGEAVAAFIVTAILLIATGLFRPLTQLISRIPPSVASGMLAGIVVTFAINAVKTVPVDPWLILPLIAAFFIIRLFNPALSVLAVLIGGGFAAFLTGRVGGLPTPELSTLTLIAPDFTAKAMIGLALPLYLVTMASQNLSGLAVLRAAGYHPEPGPLIGVTGLFSLLSAPFGGSTTNLAAISAAICTGPDVHPDPAERWKTGPFYALAYLVFAIFGASLVAIFAVLPQSLIVLVAGLALMASLANALAIALKDEADRMAATVTFVVTASGLTLFGVGAAFWGLIAGLGVLFLDMLKKR; encoded by the coding sequence ATGCGCCTTTCCATCCCGATCTCGGCCTTTGTCGCCGCCATCGTCGGCTTCGGCGGCACGCTGGCCATCGTCATTGCCGCCGCCCACGCGGTCGGCGCGACGCAAATCCAGACGGCGAGCTGGGTGACGACCGTTTGCCTGGCCATGGCGATCGAAAGCCTGTGGTTGTCATGGCGCACGAAGATGCCCGTTATCACCGCCTGGTCGACGCCGGGCCTGGCGCTGATGGCTGCCTCGACCGGCTTTTCGATAGGCGAGGCCGTCGCCGCCTTCATCGTCACCGCCATCCTGTTGATCGCCACCGGCCTGTTTCGGCCATTGACGCAATTGATCTCCAGGATACCGCCCTCGGTCGCCTCAGGCATGCTGGCAGGCATCGTCGTCACCTTCGCCATCAATGCGGTCAAGACCGTTCCCGTCGACCCCTGGCTGATCCTGCCCCTGATCGCGGCGTTCTTCATCATCCGCCTGTTCAACCCGGCGCTGTCGGTGCTGGCGGTGCTGATCGGCGGCGGTTTCGCCGCGTTTCTCACCGGTCGTGTCGGCGGCCTGCCGACACCCGAGCTGTCGACACTGACGCTGATTGCACCTGACTTCACCGCCAAGGCGATGATCGGCCTGGCGCTGCCGCTCTATCTCGTCACCATGGCCTCTCAGAACCTGTCTGGCCTCGCCGTGTTGCGCGCCGCCGGCTACCATCCGGAGCCCGGCCCGCTGATCGGCGTCACCGGCCTGTTTTCGCTGCTGTCGGCGCCGTTCGGCGGCTCGACCACCAATCTGGCGGCGATTTCGGCGGCAATCTGCACCGGGCCGGACGTTCATCCCGACCCCGCCGAGCGCTGGAAGACCGGGCCGTTCTATGCGCTCGCCTATCTCGTCTTCGCAATCTTCGGCGCCTCGCTGGTGGCGATCTTCGCCGTCCTGCCGCAGAGCCTGATCGTGCTGGTGGCTGGGCTTGCGTTGATGGCCTCGCTCGCCAACGCGCTGGCGATCGCGCTCAAGGACGAGGCCGACCGGATGGCTGCCACCGTCACTTTTGTCGTCACCGCCTCGGGGCTGACACTGTTCGGCGTCGGCGCCGCGTTCTGGGGGTTGATTGCCGGGCTGGGCGTGCTTTTCCTCGACATGCTCAAAAAGCGATAA
- a CDS encoding alpha/beta hydrolase, giving the protein MTVTPPTFLDVDGSRIAVRHMAGSTPGIVWLGGYKSDMLGTKAQTLSDWAASEGRAFLRHDYSGHGESDGAFADGTISKWLSQSLAVFRHFASGSQVLVGSSMGAWIALRMVQELRKAGDANVVGLVLLAPAPDFTAELVEPALTAAQKHDLAEKGFFAEPSDYSTEPYTYTRALIEDGRNNLVMTGPIDTHCPVHILQGLADADVPSSHALKLVSLLPADDVTLSLIPDGDHRLSRPQDLDMLVRAVGDMAGGGK; this is encoded by the coding sequence ATGACCGTCACGCCCCCGACCTTTCTCGATGTCGATGGATCGCGCATCGCGGTGCGCCATATGGCGGGTTCGACGCCCGGCATTGTCTGGCTGGGCGGCTACAAGTCGGACATGCTCGGCACGAAGGCGCAGACGCTGTCGGACTGGGCGGCAAGCGAAGGCCGCGCCTTCCTGCGCCATGACTATTCAGGCCACGGCGAATCCGACGGCGCTTTTGCCGACGGCACGATTTCGAAATGGCTTTCGCAAAGCCTCGCCGTGTTCCGGCACTTCGCCAGCGGCAGCCAGGTCCTGGTCGGCTCGTCCATGGGCGCCTGGATCGCGCTGCGCATGGTGCAGGAATTGCGCAAGGCGGGTGACGCAAACGTCGTCGGCCTGGTGCTGCTGGCGCCGGCGCCGGATTTTACCGCCGAGCTGGTCGAGCCGGCGCTGACCGCGGCACAGAAGCACGACCTCGCCGAAAAGGGCTTCTTCGCCGAGCCCTCCGACTATTCCACGGAGCCCTATACCTACACGCGCGCATTGATCGAGGATGGGCGCAACAACCTGGTGATGACGGGGCCCATCGACACCCATTGCCCGGTTCACATCCTGCAGGGCCTGGCCGATGCGGACGTGCCGTCGAGCCATGCGCTGAAGCTGGTCAGCCTGCTGCCGGCCGATGATGTCACGCTGTCGCTCATTCCCGACGGCGATCATCGCCTGTCGCGGCCGCAGGATCTCGACATGCTGGTGCGGGCGGTCGGTGACATGGCCGGCGGGGGCAAGTGA
- the rpmI gene encoding 50S ribosomal protein L35, with protein sequence MPKMKTKSAAKKRFKITGTGKVLSAAAGKRHGMIKRSNKFIRNARGTMVLAEPDGKKVIKNFLPNGL encoded by the coding sequence ATGCCCAAGATGAAGACCAAATCCGCCGCCAAAAAGCGGTTCAAGATCACAGGTACGGGTAAAGTCCTGTCGGCTGCGGCCGGCAAGCGTCACGGCATGATCAAGCGTTCCAACAAGTTCATTCGAAATGCCCGCGGCACGATGGTTCTGGCTGAACCGGATGGCAAGAAGGTCATCAAGAATTTTCTGCCGAACGGCCTCTGA